The sequence CCGAAGCGGGGAAACTGCCGGAGTCGTCGTACCATTGCGAGTTGCTGTCGCGCGAAAGCAGGTCCATGGCCCTGCCGTCCGCGTCGAACTGACCGAAGAGCCACAGACTGTCCTTGTCCTGGTCAAGATCGTCACTCAGCACAAACCGATAGAGCGCCGTCCCGCCCGTCAGGTCATACTCCCACTCCAGCCGAAAGTAGTCATTCTCGCTGGACCCCTGCGCCGGCACCTGCGCCCGCGCCGTCCCGCTGAGCTGCCAACCCAAAATCGCCACCGCCGCGATGGCCAACCCAGCCTTGGTCTGACCCAACACCACCGGCGCCCCCAACCGCACCATCCGCCGACATCGCCGCAAAACCCGTCGCCTCATGCTGCATCTCCTTGAATCGGATAGGGTTACAATAGACCGCCACTGGGCGCGCCTTGCCTCATGACTACGCCATCGGCAAGTCCCGCGGCAATCCATGAATCTGATGTCAGCAGAACTGCTCTTTTACCGCCGCTTGC is a genomic window of Phycisphaerae bacterium containing:
- a CDS encoding PEP-CTERM sorting domain-containing protein yields the protein MRRRVLRRCRRMVRLGAPVVLGQTKAGLAIAAVAILGWQLSGTARAQVPAQGSSENDYFRLEWEYDLTGGTALYRFVLSDDLDQDKDSLWLFGQFDADGRAMDLLSRDSNSQWYDDSGSFPASAFGFLPTGDYGMKALLGRYQGATAEVRVAFDPTDVELVQSEFEYCGALSASIPMGAPSHTDFSDSMEFVTIQTIPEPNTIALLGLGAAGAAFGRRREDEKDNTEGR